A single genomic interval of Thermus filiformis harbors:
- the gcvPB gene encoding aminomethyl-transferring glycine dehydrogenase subunit GcvPB: MSFPLIFERSRPKRRGLRPARGPLPDPALLFGEENLRQTPPRLPEVDELSLVRHYTLLSHRQAGVDTTFYPLGSCTMKYNPKAHEEAARLFADLHPYQDLSTAQGALELMWELQRDLAEITGMDAVTLQPAAGAHGELTGVLVIRAYHKDRGEDRTRRVVLVPDSAHGSNPATASMAGYEVREVASGSDGEVDLEALKRELGPHVAAIMLTNPNTLGLFERKILEISRLAHAAGAQLYYDGANLNAIMGWARPGDMGFDVVHLNLHKTFAVPHGGGGPGSGPVGVKRHLEPYLPVPTVKRVGEGFALDFDRPKSIGRVRSFYGNFLALVRAWMYIRMLGGEGLRQSAALAVLNANYLRLLLKEKGYRVPYDRLSMHEFVAQPPEGFRALDLAKGLIELGFHPPTVYFPLIVKEALMIEPTETEAKETLEAFAEAMGALLEKPKDWLENAPYSTPVRRLDEVRANRRPKLTYFDEP; this comes from the coding sequence ATGAGCTTTCCCCTGATCTTTGAAAGGAGCAGGCCCAAAAGGCGGGGCCTGAGGCCTGCCCGGGGCCCCCTGCCCGACCCTGCCCTCCTTTTTGGGGAGGAGAACCTGAGGCAGACACCCCCCCGCCTCCCCGAGGTGGACGAGCTCTCCTTGGTCCGCCACTACACCCTCCTCTCCCACCGCCAGGCGGGGGTGGACACCACCTTCTACCCCTTGGGGAGCTGCACCATGAAGTACAACCCCAAGGCCCACGAGGAGGCGGCCCGCCTCTTCGCCGACCTCCACCCCTATCAGGACCTGTCCACGGCCCAGGGGGCCTTGGAGCTCATGTGGGAGCTGCAAAGGGACCTGGCCGAGATCACCGGGATGGACGCGGTCACCCTCCAGCCGGCGGCGGGGGCGCACGGGGAGCTGACGGGTGTCCTGGTCATCCGCGCCTACCACAAGGACCGGGGGGAGGACCGGACGCGCCGGGTGGTCCTGGTCCCCGACTCCGCCCACGGCTCCAACCCCGCCACCGCCTCCATGGCCGGATACGAGGTGCGGGAGGTGGCCTCGGGTTCGGACGGGGAGGTGGACCTGGAGGCCCTGAAGCGGGAGCTGGGGCCGCACGTGGCGGCCATCATGCTCACCAACCCCAACACCCTGGGCCTGTTTGAGCGGAAGATCCTGGAGATCAGCCGCCTGGCCCATGCGGCCGGGGCGCAGCTTTACTACGATGGGGCCAACCTGAACGCCATCATGGGCTGGGCCCGCCCGGGGGACATGGGCTTTGACGTGGTCCACCTCAACCTGCACAAGACCTTTGCCGTCCCCCACGGGGGCGGAGGGCCGGGGAGCGGCCCGGTGGGGGTGAAGCGGCACCTCGAGCCCTACCTGCCCGTGCCCACGGTGAAGCGGGTGGGGGAGGGGTTCGCCCTGGACTTTGACCGGCCCAAGTCCATCGGCCGGGTGCGGAGCTTCTACGGGAACTTCCTGGCCCTGGTGCGGGCCTGGATGTACATCCGCATGCTGGGGGGGGAGGGCCTCCGCCAAAGCGCCGCCCTGGCGGTCCTGAACGCCAACTACCTCCGCCTCCTCCTCAAGGAGAAGGGGTACCGGGTCCCCTACGACCGCCTCTCCATGCACGAGTTCGTGGCCCAGCCCCCCGAGGGGTTCCGGGCGCTGGACCTCGCCAAGGGCCTGATTGAGCTGGGCTTCCACCCCCCCACGGTCTACTTCCCCCTCATCGTCAAGGAGGCCCTGATGATCGAGCCCACCGAGACGGAGGCCAAGGAGACCCTCGAGGCCTTCGCGGAGGCCATGGGGGCGCTTTTGGAGAAGCCCAAGGACTGGCTGGAGAACGCCCCCTACTCCACCCCGGTCCGCCGCCTGGACGAGGTCCGGGCCAACCGGAGGCCCAAGCTCACCTACTTTGACGAGCCGTAA